In the Raineyella fluvialis genome, GGGAGTCGTCGGCATCCTGATCGCCACCACCCCTTACCGGATGATGCGCCTGGTCGCCTTCCTGCGTCCCCAGTCAGGTGTCACCGATGCCAACTACCAGTCGATGATGGGCACCTACGCCCTCGCCTCGGGCGGCTGGTGGGGACTCGGCCTGGGCGCCAGCCGGCAGAAGTGGGGCGGCCTGCCCGAGGCGCACACCGACTACATCCTTGCGGTGATCGGTGAGGAGCTCGGTCTGTTCGGCACCCTGTCGATCGTCGCCCTCTTCGCCCTGCTGGGCTGGGCCGGGATCCGGATCATGCGGCGCTCCGTCCGCCCGTACCAGCGCTACCTCGCCGCGGGCGCGACCGGGTGGATCATCTTCCAGGCATACGTCAACATCGCCGTCGTCCTGCGGGCCTGGCCGGTGATGGGCGTGCCACTGCCGTTCATCTCGGCCGGCGGCTCGGCGGTGGTGGCTACGCTGATGGCGGTGGGTCTGCTGATGGCTTGTGCCCGGGCCGAACCGGGGGCCGTGGCGGAACGGGAACGGCGGGCTCGAGCCAGGGCCCACCAGCACAACATCGGGCGGGTCAGCGCGGTCGTCGACGGCCGGGCCGCCCCGCTCGAGAGTACTTCCGGACGCACCGGGGGACGTGGGGGAGCGACGCCCGGAGGGCGCCGCCAGAAGGGAACGGGAAGAACCAGATGACGAACGTCGTGCTCGCCGGGGGTGGCACCGCCGGCCATACCTCACCGCTGATCGCCACCGCCCACCGCCTCCGTGAGCGCGAGCCCGGTGTGTCGCTGGTGGCCATCGGGACGCCCAAGGGCCTCGAGTCCCGGGTGGTGCCGGCCGCCGGCCTCGACCTCCAGCTGATCGACCCCGTTCCGCTCCCGCGCCGGCTGACGCTCGACCTGGTGAAGGTGCCCCTGCGGTTGCGGCGCGCGATCAACCAGGCGCGCCACATCCTCAAGAATCACCAGGCCGACGTGCTGGTCGGCTTCGGCGGCTACGTCTCCATGCCGGCCTACTTCGCGGCCCGTGCGCTGCGGATCCCCATCGTCGTGCACGAACAGAACGCCGTTCCCGGCCTGGCCAACAAGGTCGCCACCCGCTTCACCGACCGGGTCGCCGTGACCTTTCCCGGCACCCCCCTGCGCCATTCCCGGGTGATCGGCATGCCGTTGCGCAGCGAGATCACCGGCATGGACCGCGAGGCCCTGGCCCCGGCGG is a window encoding:
- the ftsW gene encoding putative lipid II flippase FtsW, giving the protein MAIDTRNLADETRDWVADTTATVRGWLDHPRASQALLLTSVALLLFMGSMMVLSASSVLSYTKNNGNSYQIFLRQAAFILGGLVLAAGLSALPPERTRRISILLVLTSFVGLLLTFTNLGLTVNGNRNWLALGPFTGQPSEFAKLAIVWWGAQVLADHDRELDQLRRLLPYLSVSGLLIALTMLQGDLGSSVVMAAIIATVLWVAGVPLKIFAGIAGLAGGVVGILIATTPYRMMRLVAFLRPQSGVTDANYQSMMGTYALASGGWWGLGLGASRQKWGGLPEAHTDYILAVIGEELGLFGTLSIVALFALLGWAGIRIMRRSVRPYQRYLAAGATGWIIFQAYVNIAVVLRAWPVMGVPLPFISAGGSAVVATLMAVGLLMACARAEPGAVAERERRARARAHQHNIGRVSAVVDGRAAPLESTSGRTGGRGGATPGGRRQKGTGRTR